From the genome of Ziziphus jujuba cultivar Dongzao chromosome 6, ASM3175591v1, one region includes:
- the LOC107405085 gene encoding disease resistance protein RUN1 isoform X2, producing MAASSSPSQEKYEVFLSFRGDDTRVGFTGYLYNALCQKRINTYKDDENLESGHKISEIEDAIKESKICIIVFSEDFASSTWCLDEVARILECKRDGNDIIPIFYGIEPSIVRKQEQSYAVSFGKHEQRFKDNMDKVRRWRDALNKVAAHRGYDSKNKRYPSTCDHSKRGLIGIENRIKEIEELLCMESMDVRTIGLYGMGGIGKTTLALAVFQTLSHHFESRCFLRNVREEYEKHGITELRKQLLSQLFYHDKTIPSLESTHLQERLCRTKVLIVLDDLVDAISQLNELLPKEYKLGAGSRIIVTTRNAQLVRSRTDKVYEVKRLNDIEALKLFRLHAFKNNCVLEGYEALSKSVADYAYGNPLALEVLGSSLHSKSVEEWKSALDELQMELNPKIEEVLRISFNQLGKKDKKGYTPIQDVFLDIACFHDDGVDRKFVENMIHDSGATKKISDLIDKCLIIEDSNSLSMHALVRQMGKAIVYDENKEPGQRSRLWKAQDVRHVLERNTGSCTIEGISLNLFQLEKDVKVRPTALSNMHHLRILRFFDAAFDCEGKFRERLGWAPCNKMYLPLEGIEYLSDELRYLQWDSYPSKYLPSNFNPENLFELVMRGSQLVELPWNDDQPIKNLRMIDLSYCESLIQIQNLCGAINLEMITIQSCPSLVQVPSRFKNLNKLWYLDLHCCKNLKDGFENLPLNIEYLSLNGTAIEALPSSFRDFEKLEELDAGYAKNLTGGIENLPLNIRVLSLYGTAIEALPSSFRDLEELEYLDLGHCKNLTGGIENLPLNLQTLFLIGCTRLKSIPVLPSGLDFLNASNCTSLETMSSWSDIHQVEGLREDYSFLYRQAVYPGNEIPEWLSHQTDDGNPLHIHLPPNWFPIHSPLFGFTFSVVFRVYGYVSSAVIRLEINLKTNVNSDDRHYWTERNLLYDFRPKMYRSEMERDHVIIADVYLDLEKLFGEEWSSVCCNVTEASFRVYIEGIWGIDWEIKKFGVGLLANTWGTARKSKRRFSECSDQASGYQDKVDSHDPHANSKRIKAQSNN from the exons ATGGCTGCTTCATCATCCCCTTCTCAAGAAAAGTATGAGGTGTTTCTCAGTTTCCGAGGCGACGACACCCGTGTTGGTTTTACTGGATATCTTTATAATGCTCTGTGTCAAAAGCGTATCAACACATACAAAGATGATGAAAACCTTGAGAGTGGACATAAGATATCAGAAATTGAGGATGCGATTAAGGAATCTAAGATTTGCATAATAGTTTTCTCCGAAGATTTTGCATCATCCACATGGTGCTTAGATGAAGTGGCTCGCATACTCGAATGCAAGAGAGATGGAAATGATATCATACCCATTTTTTATGGCATAGAACCATCCATTGTACGGAAACAGGAGCAGAGTTATGCAGTATCATTTGGTAAACATGAACAACGTTTTAAGGACAACATGGACAAGGTGCGACGTTGGAGGGATGCTCTCAATAAAGTGGCTGCTCACAGAGGTTATGATTCAAAGAATAAAAG ATACCCATCAACCTGCGATCACTCCAAGCGGGGCTTGATTGGAATTGAAAATCGTATCAAGGAAATTGAAGAATTGTTATGCATGGAGTCAATGGATGTTCGCACCATAGGTCTTTATGGCATGGGCGGTATTGGAAAGACCACCCTTGCTCTTGCTGTATTTCAAACGTTATCTCATCATTTCGAAAGTCGTTGCTTTCTTCGCAATGTTAGAGAAGAATATGAGAAGCATGGCATAACGGAATTGAGAAAGCAACTTCTTTCCCAACTGTTCTATCATGATAAAACTATTCCAAGCTTGGAATCAACTCATCTTCAAGAGAGACTCTGCCGCACAAAGGTCCTTATAGTTTTAGATGATTTGGTCGATGCAATATCCCAATTAAATGAATTGTTACCTAAAGAGTACAAGCTAGGTGCTGGAAGCAGAATCATTGTCACAACTAGGAATGCACAATTGGTTAGATCAAGGACAGACAAAGTTTACGAGGTTAAGAGGTTAAATGATATTGAAGCTCTTAAGCTCTTCCGCTTACacgcttttaaaaataattgtgtTCTTGAAGGATACGAAGCTTTATCAAAAAGTGTGGCCGATTATGCATATGGCAATCCATTAGCTCTTGAAGTCTTGGGTTCTTCACTTCACTCCAAAAGTGTAGAAGAATGGAAAAGTGCATTGGATGAGCTGCAAATGGAGCTGAACCCGAAAATTGAAGAAGTGTTGAGAATAAGTTTTAACCAATTAggcaaaaaagataaaaagggcTACACTCCCATCCAGGATGTATTTCTTGACATTGCATGCTTTCATGACGATGGCGTTGATAGAAAATTTGTAGAAAACATGATACATGATAGTGGTGCGACCAAAAAAATAAGTGATCTCATTGATAAGTGTTTAATAATTGAAGATAGCAACAGCTTGTCCATGCATGCTTTAGTACGACAGATGGGCAAGGCAATTGTTTATGATGAAAACAAAGAACCAGGACAACGTAGTAGGCTGTGGAAGGCTCAGGATGTTCGTCATGTATTGGAGAGAAATACG GGAAGCTGTACAATAGAAGGCATATCATTGAACCTGTTTCAACTTGAAAAGGATGTTAAAGTGAGGCCTACAGCACTCTCAAACATGCACCATCTACGAATTCTTAGATTTTTTGATGCTGCATTTGATTGTGAAGGCAAATTCAGGGAGAGATTAGGATGGGCTCCTTGCAATAAAATGTATCTTCCTCTTGAAGGTATTGAATATCTTTCCGATGAGTTAAGGTATTTACAGTGGGATTCATACCCTTCAAAATATTTGCCATCAAATTTTAATCCAGAAAATCTTTTTGAACTTGTTATGCGTGGGAGCCAACTTGTGGAGTTACCTTGGAATGATGACCAG CCCATTAAGAATTTGAGGATGATCGATCTTAGCTATTGTGAGAGCCTTATTCAAATACAAAATTTGTGTGGGGCTATAAATCTTGAAATGATAACTATTCAAAGTTGTCCAAGTTTGGTTCAAGTTCCTTCACGGTTTAAGAATCTGAACAAGCTTTGGTATCTAGATTTGCATTGCTGTAAGAATTTGAAAGATGGCTTCGAAAATCTTCCATTGAATATAGAATATTTATCATTGAATGGGACGGCAATAGAAGCATTGCCCTCGTCATTTCGGGATTTTGAGAAACTTGAAGAATTAGATGCGGGATATGCTAAGAATCTGACAGGTGGCATAGAAAATCTTCCATTGAATATAAGGGTGTTATCATTGTATGGGACGGCAATAGAAGCATTGCCCTCATCATTTCGGGATCTTGAGGAACTTGAATATTTAGATTTGGGTCATTGTAAGAATCTGACAGGTGGCATAGAAAATCTTCCATTGAatctccaaactttatttttaattggttgtACGAGATTGAAATCAATACCAGTACTTCCATCAGGTTTAGATTTTTTGAATGCAAGTAACTGCACATCGCTGGAGACAATGTCAAGTTGGAGCGATATTCACCAAGTTGAAGGACTAAGGGAAGACTATAGTTTTCTTTATCGTCAG GCGGTGTATCCAGGAAATGAAATCCCCGAGTGGTTGAGCCATCAAACTGATGATGGGAACCCACTCCATATTCACCTTCCCCCCAATTGGTTCCCTATTCACTCTCCCCTCTTCGGATTTACTTTTTCCGTTGTTTTTAGGGTATATGGATATGTGTCTTCTGCTGTAATCCGTCttgaaatcaatttaaaaaccaACGTCAACAGTGATGACCGTCATTATTGGACAGAACGCAATTTACTTTACGATTTCCGGCCCAAAATGTATCGATCTGAAATGGAACGTGATCACGTCATCATAGCGGACGTGTATTTAGATTTGGAAAAGTTGTTTGGGGAAGAGTGGTCCTCTGTTTGTTGCAATGTCACCGAGGCTTCTTTCCGTGTGTATATAGAGGGGATTTGGGGCATCGATTGGGAGATCAAAAAGTTTGGAGTGGGATTGTTGGCAAATACGTGGGGTACTGCAAGGAAAAGTAAAAGACGATTTAGTGAATGCAGTGATCAAGCCAGTGGATACCAAGACAAAGTTGACTCGCATGATCCTCACGCCAACTCCAAGAGAATCAAGGCCCAATCAAATAATTAG
- the LOC107405085 gene encoding disease resistance protein Roq1 isoform X1, with protein MAASSSPSQEKYEVFLSFRGDDTRVGFTGYLYNALCQKRINTYKDDENLESGHKISEIEDAIKESKICIIVFSEDFASSTWCLDEVARILECKRDGNDIIPIFYGIEPSIVRKQEQSYAVSFGKHEQRFKDNMDKVRRWRDALNKVAAHRGYDSKNKSPEYKFIDEIVEDILSKLCRYPSTCDHSKRGLIGIENRIKEIEELLCMESMDVRTIGLYGMGGIGKTTLALAVFQTLSHHFESRCFLRNVREEYEKHGITELRKQLLSQLFYHDKTIPSLESTHLQERLCRTKVLIVLDDLVDAISQLNELLPKEYKLGAGSRIIVTTRNAQLVRSRTDKVYEVKRLNDIEALKLFRLHAFKNNCVLEGYEALSKSVADYAYGNPLALEVLGSSLHSKSVEEWKSALDELQMELNPKIEEVLRISFNQLGKKDKKGYTPIQDVFLDIACFHDDGVDRKFVENMIHDSGATKKISDLIDKCLIIEDSNSLSMHALVRQMGKAIVYDENKEPGQRSRLWKAQDVRHVLERNTGSCTIEGISLNLFQLEKDVKVRPTALSNMHHLRILRFFDAAFDCEGKFRERLGWAPCNKMYLPLEGIEYLSDELRYLQWDSYPSKYLPSNFNPENLFELVMRGSQLVELPWNDDQPIKNLRMIDLSYCESLIQIQNLCGAINLEMITIQSCPSLVQVPSRFKNLNKLWYLDLHCCKNLKDGFENLPLNIEYLSLNGTAIEALPSSFRDFEKLEELDAGYAKNLTGGIENLPLNIRVLSLYGTAIEALPSSFRDLEELEYLDLGHCKNLTGGIENLPLNLQTLFLIGCTRLKSIPVLPSGLDFLNASNCTSLETMSSWSDIHQVEGLREDYSFLYRQAVYPGNEIPEWLSHQTDDGNPLHIHLPPNWFPIHSPLFGFTFSVVFRVYGYVSSAVIRLEINLKTNVNSDDRHYWTERNLLYDFRPKMYRSEMERDHVIIADVYLDLEKLFGEEWSSVCCNVTEASFRVYIEGIWGIDWEIKKFGVGLLANTWGTARKSKRRFSECSDQASGYQDKVDSHDPHANSKRIKAQSNN; from the exons ATGGCTGCTTCATCATCCCCTTCTCAAGAAAAGTATGAGGTGTTTCTCAGTTTCCGAGGCGACGACACCCGTGTTGGTTTTACTGGATATCTTTATAATGCTCTGTGTCAAAAGCGTATCAACACATACAAAGATGATGAAAACCTTGAGAGTGGACATAAGATATCAGAAATTGAGGATGCGATTAAGGAATCTAAGATTTGCATAATAGTTTTCTCCGAAGATTTTGCATCATCCACATGGTGCTTAGATGAAGTGGCTCGCATACTCGAATGCAAGAGAGATGGAAATGATATCATACCCATTTTTTATGGCATAGAACCATCCATTGTACGGAAACAGGAGCAGAGTTATGCAGTATCATTTGGTAAACATGAACAACGTTTTAAGGACAACATGGACAAGGTGCGACGTTGGAGGGATGCTCTCAATAAAGTGGCTGCTCACAGAGGTTATGATTCAAAGAATAAAAG CCCTGAATACAAGTTTATAGATGAAATTGTTGAAGATATTTTGTCGAAGTTGTGTAGATACCCATCAACCTGCGATCACTCCAAGCGGGGCTTGATTGGAATTGAAAATCGTATCAAGGAAATTGAAGAATTGTTATGCATGGAGTCAATGGATGTTCGCACCATAGGTCTTTATGGCATGGGCGGTATTGGAAAGACCACCCTTGCTCTTGCTGTATTTCAAACGTTATCTCATCATTTCGAAAGTCGTTGCTTTCTTCGCAATGTTAGAGAAGAATATGAGAAGCATGGCATAACGGAATTGAGAAAGCAACTTCTTTCCCAACTGTTCTATCATGATAAAACTATTCCAAGCTTGGAATCAACTCATCTTCAAGAGAGACTCTGCCGCACAAAGGTCCTTATAGTTTTAGATGATTTGGTCGATGCAATATCCCAATTAAATGAATTGTTACCTAAAGAGTACAAGCTAGGTGCTGGAAGCAGAATCATTGTCACAACTAGGAATGCACAATTGGTTAGATCAAGGACAGACAAAGTTTACGAGGTTAAGAGGTTAAATGATATTGAAGCTCTTAAGCTCTTCCGCTTACacgcttttaaaaataattgtgtTCTTGAAGGATACGAAGCTTTATCAAAAAGTGTGGCCGATTATGCATATGGCAATCCATTAGCTCTTGAAGTCTTGGGTTCTTCACTTCACTCCAAAAGTGTAGAAGAATGGAAAAGTGCATTGGATGAGCTGCAAATGGAGCTGAACCCGAAAATTGAAGAAGTGTTGAGAATAAGTTTTAACCAATTAggcaaaaaagataaaaagggcTACACTCCCATCCAGGATGTATTTCTTGACATTGCATGCTTTCATGACGATGGCGTTGATAGAAAATTTGTAGAAAACATGATACATGATAGTGGTGCGACCAAAAAAATAAGTGATCTCATTGATAAGTGTTTAATAATTGAAGATAGCAACAGCTTGTCCATGCATGCTTTAGTACGACAGATGGGCAAGGCAATTGTTTATGATGAAAACAAAGAACCAGGACAACGTAGTAGGCTGTGGAAGGCTCAGGATGTTCGTCATGTATTGGAGAGAAATACG GGAAGCTGTACAATAGAAGGCATATCATTGAACCTGTTTCAACTTGAAAAGGATGTTAAAGTGAGGCCTACAGCACTCTCAAACATGCACCATCTACGAATTCTTAGATTTTTTGATGCTGCATTTGATTGTGAAGGCAAATTCAGGGAGAGATTAGGATGGGCTCCTTGCAATAAAATGTATCTTCCTCTTGAAGGTATTGAATATCTTTCCGATGAGTTAAGGTATTTACAGTGGGATTCATACCCTTCAAAATATTTGCCATCAAATTTTAATCCAGAAAATCTTTTTGAACTTGTTATGCGTGGGAGCCAACTTGTGGAGTTACCTTGGAATGATGACCAG CCCATTAAGAATTTGAGGATGATCGATCTTAGCTATTGTGAGAGCCTTATTCAAATACAAAATTTGTGTGGGGCTATAAATCTTGAAATGATAACTATTCAAAGTTGTCCAAGTTTGGTTCAAGTTCCTTCACGGTTTAAGAATCTGAACAAGCTTTGGTATCTAGATTTGCATTGCTGTAAGAATTTGAAAGATGGCTTCGAAAATCTTCCATTGAATATAGAATATTTATCATTGAATGGGACGGCAATAGAAGCATTGCCCTCGTCATTTCGGGATTTTGAGAAACTTGAAGAATTAGATGCGGGATATGCTAAGAATCTGACAGGTGGCATAGAAAATCTTCCATTGAATATAAGGGTGTTATCATTGTATGGGACGGCAATAGAAGCATTGCCCTCATCATTTCGGGATCTTGAGGAACTTGAATATTTAGATTTGGGTCATTGTAAGAATCTGACAGGTGGCATAGAAAATCTTCCATTGAatctccaaactttatttttaattggttgtACGAGATTGAAATCAATACCAGTACTTCCATCAGGTTTAGATTTTTTGAATGCAAGTAACTGCACATCGCTGGAGACAATGTCAAGTTGGAGCGATATTCACCAAGTTGAAGGACTAAGGGAAGACTATAGTTTTCTTTATCGTCAG GCGGTGTATCCAGGAAATGAAATCCCCGAGTGGTTGAGCCATCAAACTGATGATGGGAACCCACTCCATATTCACCTTCCCCCCAATTGGTTCCCTATTCACTCTCCCCTCTTCGGATTTACTTTTTCCGTTGTTTTTAGGGTATATGGATATGTGTCTTCTGCTGTAATCCGTCttgaaatcaatttaaaaaccaACGTCAACAGTGATGACCGTCATTATTGGACAGAACGCAATTTACTTTACGATTTCCGGCCCAAAATGTATCGATCTGAAATGGAACGTGATCACGTCATCATAGCGGACGTGTATTTAGATTTGGAAAAGTTGTTTGGGGAAGAGTGGTCCTCTGTTTGTTGCAATGTCACCGAGGCTTCTTTCCGTGTGTATATAGAGGGGATTTGGGGCATCGATTGGGAGATCAAAAAGTTTGGAGTGGGATTGTTGGCAAATACGTGGGGTACTGCAAGGAAAAGTAAAAGACGATTTAGTGAATGCAGTGATCAAGCCAGTGGATACCAAGACAAAGTTGACTCGCATGATCCTCACGCCAACTCCAAGAGAATCAAGGCCCAATCAAATAATTAG